The following is a genomic window from Flavobacterium crassostreae.
TTGTATTCTATTAAATTTACTTTGCAAGGTACGTATTTACAAAATTTAACTAGTGCGTCTACAGATTCTTTATTATCATTTATATCCTTCCAGACTACGTATTCATAAGATATTTTTGACTTGGTTTTTTGGTACCAATATTCTAGCGATTCTCGCAAATCAGCCAATGGAAAAGCGGCGCTAAAAGGCATAATTTTGGCACGAATTTCGTCAATGGCAGAATGCAACGAAACGGCTAATTTAAATTTGACATCATCATCGGCAAGTTTTTTTATCATTTTAGGCACGCCAGATGTAGATACCATAATCCGCTTGGGTGACATACCCAAACCTTCCTCGGAGGTAATCATTTCGATGGCCTTCAAAACGTTGTTATAGTTCATCAACGGCTCTCCCATGCCCATAAAAACAATGTTAGAGAGTGGGTGGTTATAATACAAACGACTTTCTTTATCTATAGCCAGGACTTGATCGTAAATTTCGGCAGGTTCTAAATTTCGCATTCTTTTTAATCTCGCTGTAGCGCAAAAATTACAATCCAAACTACAACCTACTTGACTCGATACGCAAGCTGTTGTTCTGGTATTAGTAGGTATCAAAACAGACTCTACTACTAACCCATCATGCAAACGAACGGCGTTTTTGACTGTTCCATCTTCGGAGCGCTGCATGGTATCTACCTTAATGTGATTGATCACAAAATTGCGTTCCAACATAGCCCGTGTTTCTTTAGAAATATTGGTCATGTCTTCAAAACTATGGGCGCCTTTGCTCCACAACCACTCGTAAACTTGATTTCCTCGAAAGGCTTTGTCTCCACTGGTTACAAAAAAATTGCGTAAATCTTCTTTAGATACTGCTCTGATGTCTTTTTTCTCGGTTTGCATGTTGCAAATTTAATGACTATTTGTTGATTTGTTGTTTTGATATTTTGATAACTTTGACAAAAATTTAAAAAATGCATTTTATTTCCACCGAATTAGAAGATTACATTGAGCAACACTCCCAAGCAGAACCAGAATTACTTGCTGCTTTGAACAAAGAGACCTACCAGAAAATTTTGCTGCCTCGGATGTTGAGTGGTCATTTTCAAGGCAGAGTACTAAGCATGCTATCCAAATTGATCCGCCCTACAAATATTCTCGAGATAGGAACGTATACTGGTTATTCGGCT
Proteins encoded in this region:
- the rlmN gene encoding 23S rRNA (adenine(2503)-C(2))-methyltransferase RlmN, coding for MQTEKKDIRAVSKEDLRNFFVTSGDKAFRGNQVYEWLWSKGAHSFEDMTNISKETRAMLERNFVINHIKVDTMQRSEDGTVKNAVRLHDGLVVESVLIPTNTRTTACVSSQVGCSLDCNFCATARLKRMRNLEPAEIYDQVLAIDKESRLYYNHPLSNIVFMGMGEPLMNYNNVLKAIEMITSEEGLGMSPKRIMVSTSGVPKMIKKLADDDVKFKLAVSLHSAIDEIRAKIMPFSAAFPLADLRESLEYWYQKTKSKISYEYVVWKDINDNKESVDALVKFCKYVPCKVNLIEYNPIDDGEFQQASEEATNRYIKALEASGIVVKVRRSRGKDIDAACGQLANKEG